The following DNA comes from Enterocloster bolteae.
AAGAACTTTTGCATAGCAGGCCTGGGCTGCTGTTTCCTGCCGGCTGACCTTGTAAAACACGAGCTGGAGGCAGAGATTTTAGTGGAAATTCCGGTTGGAGAAATATCTGCACGGTATGTAAATTTGTATGTGACATATAACCGCGCCAGACTGGGGTCTGCGGCCATGAGATATTTTTTTGAATTATTTCCTCAGATGATTCCGAAATAGATCCTGCGGTAACTTATGTTCAGACAACAGAATAGGGATAGGATGTAAAGAACCTGCATAAGTAAGTCAGGTTCTTTTCTTATATAGCAAACAATTCGAAAAATAGATTATTTTAATCAATTTAATTCGTTGGACAAATATATAGAGGAGATCTTATAATCTACGTATCAAGTAAAAAATGGTTATTCGAAAGGAGAAAAAATGAGTAGTGTATCAACTAAAAAAGCACCGGCAGCAATTGGGCCATATTCACAGGGGATATCTGCCAATGGGTTTGTATTTGTTTCAGGACAGCTGCCAATCAATCCCTCAACAGGAACCATTGCGGAAGGAAGCATCAAAGACCGCACAATCCAGTCCATGATGAATATTGGGGAAATTTTGAAGGAGGCCGGAAGCGGTCTGGATAAGGTGGTAAAAACCACAATTTTTGTAACAAATCTTGAACTGTTTGGCGAAGTGAATGAGGCATATGGGACATTTTTTGGCGGGAATGCGCCTGCGCGTGCGTGCGTCCAGGTTGCGGCGCTTCCTAAAGGGGCAGATATTGAAATTGAGGCCATTGCAACCGTATAGCAGAGGGGAAATCAATGTATACAGGAAAATCAGTTTGTTTAAAATGTGGGCATGTATTTGAATCAGAACGTATTTATGAAGGCTGTTCTTATTGCAGGACAGAAACCTTTGTTTCCAACATAACACCTGTGTATGAACTCCCAAAAACAGATGGAAAAAAGGCAACATTTTTGAAGATGTTTCCAGGTAACAGCATGGAAACATATCGGGAACTGCTTCCATTTAAAGGAAATCAGCCCTTAGTTGACCTTGGAGTGGGAAACACAGCACTTACGAAGCTGCCGGCAATCGGAAAAGAACTGGGATTGGATCTATATATAAAAGACGAGACGAGAAATCCAACCTGGGGACATAAGGACCGTCTGAATGCAGTCTTGATAAATAAGGCAATGGAGCTGGGGGTGCCTGGCGTTGTGTACGCATCGACCGGAAATAATGGGGCATCCGGAGCAGCATTTGCAGCAAAGGCAGGAATGCCCTGTGTGATTCTGACAGTTAAAGGAGTCAATAAAACCCTGGAAACATTCATGCAGGTGTACGGGGCTAAATTAATTGGTGTAAAAACAGTATCTGAGAGATGGGAAGTACTGAAATATCTGGTAAACCAATGTGGATGGTATCCTGCCACAAATTATGTGGTTCCGATTGTGGGCAGCAATCCATGGGCTATCGAGGGCTATAAGCTGATTGCATATGAACTTTATAAGCAGATGGATGAGCTTCCGGATAAGATTGTTGTTCCCATTTGCTACGGAGATGCTTTGTTCGGAATCATGAAAGGCTTTTCAGAATTAAAGGAGATGGGATTTATTAACCATATTCCCCAGATGGTTTCGGTAGAAGACTATGGTCCGGTGGCCAAGGCATATAATTCCGGATGTGAAATGATTGAACCGGTAGAAGCATGGGATAGCGTGGCATCCTCCATATCCACCAAATGGGGCACATACCATTCACTTTACGCGCTCAGAAAATCAAGGGGATTGGCAATCGCCCTGGAGAAAAATGAGGACTTTTACCAGGCGCAGAGTGAGCTGGCACAAAAGGAAGGCGTTTACTGTGAATCGGCATCTGCGGCCTCGTACGCAGGGCTGAAAGAGCTGGTTGCCGGCGGGAAAATTAAAAAAGGCGAGAAGGTCGTACTTTTAATTACGGCCAGCGGTGTCAAAGACACAAAGGTCACTTCCTCTTATTTGCCTGAATTCCCGGAGAGTATAACAGGATTGGATGGGGCTTTGGATATTTTGGAGAAACAATATCAAATGAAAGTTCGTTGACTTAAGGGATATTAATTATGATGTATACACAGATGGATATAGACCTGGATGTAATTGCTGAAAATTACAAAAAAGTATCTGATAGGCTTCCGGAAGAGACGGGAATTATAGCAGTGGTTAAAGCGGATGCATATGGTTTGGGGGCTGTCCCCATAGCAAAAAAACTGGAGAAAGCCGGTTGTCCCATGTTTGCAGTCACTTTTATGGAAGAAGCTGTAAAGCTGAGAGAGGCTGGAATTAAAGCTCCGATTCTGGTGATGATGCCGGCAGAAAGTAAGGAATTACTAATTGCCGGAAAACATAAGCTCATAATTACAATAACGGATTATGAAATGGCAAAACAGATATCAGATGAACTTGTAAAACAGTCATACAGCCTGCCGGCGCATTTGAAAGTTGATTGCGGACTGAGCCGGATGGGCATTGTACTTAAAGACCGGTTGGAAGAAGCTGCTGAGGAAGCGGCGAAAATACATGCATTACCCAATCTGAACACAGAGGCCGTTTTCTCTCATCTCACGGCAGCCGGTACAGAGGGAGCATACGCGGCACTGGATTTAGCAGAGCAGCAAAGATTCTTTGAACTCATAAAGATGTTAAAGAAAAAGAATATCTCCATAAAGACACATTTAATGAGTTCAGACCCATATATCTGGTATCCTCAAACGCCAGGTGATTACATCCGGGTGGGGTCCATTCTGTATGGTATTTGTCCTGAACGGTATTCCTGCTGCGGCATCAAAAACTGTATGTCAATGAATACATATATTGTGCAGATAAAATGGATACCCAGAGATACGGAAGTCAGCTATGGTCCTTTATATAGGACGGTCAGGAGAACGAAGATTGCCGTTGTACCGGTAGGGTTTGCAGATGGAATCCGGCGTGCCTTATCTAACAAAGGGGAAATGCTGATCCACGGTAAACGGGTACCTATCATAGGAAAGATATGCTGCGATCACACAATCCTGGATGTGACTGATATAGAAGAAGTAAAAGTGGGGGATGAGGTTACGATTTTTGGAAGGAACGGAGAAGAATCACAGACAGCAGGAGATTATGCAGAGCTGTGCAATGCGTCGGCTCCTGAAACAACTGTTATATTTTCAGCTCGTATACCAAGAAATTATCTAAATATGTAGAAGTGAAATGGGGGAAGCAAATGAAAGACAGGAATATAGACAGCAAAAAAAGAAAAATGTCTCTGGTACCTGCAATTATTGTGTTTGTGGTGATTTGCGCGGCGATTGCAGTCCAAAAAGTAATATTTGATGGTGATATGGGAGCCATGTTTTTAATGCTCTGGGTGGTCCTGATTCCGTTTGGAATGTTTTACGGATTTAAGGCATCTGAACTTGAAGACATTGCGGTTAAATTTACGGCCAAATCGCTTCCGGCTGTTTTTATCATGCTGTCCGTCGGGGCATTGATTGGTACATGGATTGCGGCAGGAACAACGCCGGCAGTTATTTATTATGGTATTAAATTCATTAATCCTAAATTTTTTCTCGTAACGGCAATTATTTTATGCTCTATCATATCACTGCTTAGCGGTACCTCCCTTGGCTCTGTAGGAACCGCGGGGGTTGCAATGATGGGCATTGGAAACAGCCTTGGCATTCCGGCGCCTGTCACAGCAGGCGCATGTATCTGCGGCGCTTTTTTTGGCGACAAAATGTCTCCCATGTCAGATACCACCATCTTGGCTTCCTCAATATGCGGAGTCAATATTTTTAAACATATCAGACATATGGTATATGACCAGGTGCCATCCTATTTAATCACATTGATATTCTTTTTTGTGCTGGGATTTAAATATGGAGGAAACATTGATTCGCCGGAAGTAAACGCCATGATGGAAGGTCTTCAGGGAAACTTTAAGCTGGGTATTATGGCATTTTTACCATTACTTGTGACCATTGTTCTGCTGCTTAAGAAGGTATCGGCCACCTTATGTATCATTATCGGGTCGGTTATGGGGATTGCAGTGGCTGTTTTTTATCAGGGAATGGATGTGGCGGCTGCATTCAATACATTTTACAGCGGGTTTACACTTGAAACAGAGAATGAGATGCTGTTTACGCTGCTGAACCGCGGAGGTATTTCAAGCATGTGGAGTCTGGTTGGAGTTACATTGTTTGGATTTACGGTAGCTGGTATGCTGGACCATATGGATGTTCTGAAATGCATCGCAGATTCCACAGTAAAACATATACATGGTACAGCGGGCGTTACCTTCCTGACTATATTGTTTGGATTTGTCGGAAATGCTGTTGCAATGAGCCAAAACTTTGCCATCGTAATGTCCGGAACCCTTATGGCTCCTTTGTATAAGCGGTATAATATGCTTCCAAAAAATTGTTCCCGTGATTTGGAAGCAGGGGGAACATACGGAGCATTATTCATCCCATGGAACACAAATGCATTATTCTGCGCCGGCGCACTGGGTGTATCTGTATTGTCGTTTATTCCATATATTCCGCTGCTTTACATTACGCCGGTTGTAGTCATTATATATTCAATCACTAAATTCCATATTGATAAAATATATGAGGATGAGGATTTTGTGGATGTCAGCGAACGGCTTGAAAAGGACCATGATAAACAGAACGTGATGGGTGAACTTTAGTTAAGGGGCAGGAATATGTCATGTGAGCATATCAATATAACCTGAAAACTGACAGAAGAGTGTTTCAAAGTATACAAAAAAATCCAGACAGAGGCCAGAGACGGCCGCTGTCTGGATTTTTGTATTAAGAAAGATTCCTGTCTGGGCAGTTTTCTGCCCCTGGGCCAGGGCGCTATAACGGCATGATTTTCCTGCCGATACAGTGTCCGGACCGCTGTTTCAGGCATCAGATACGCTCTGCATTATCGCGCATGAATTTGAATTCCGCCACGGAGCGGTCAAAGGTCTGGATGTGGTAGTACAGCCAGTCCCTGACTTTCTCGGAGACCTTTTCCACGAATGCGTCTGTGGGGCCTTCTTCCTCTGTCAGCATCTCATGAAGCTCCTGGACAGTCCTTCTCAGCTCCTCATGCTTTTCCTTGTGCTCTTTGATGCCTGGATAATTTATGGATTCCTGGAGAGCTTCCTCTTCATTAAAATGATACTCGGTATAATCTGCCAGAAAGTTTAACATCCTGGCTGCACCGCTCTGGTTGGAGCGCTCCTCACAGCTCTTTAATAAATCATTGATCTTGCAAATCAGCTCCTTGTGCTGGGTATCAATCATCTCATTGCCTGTTACCAGGTCGTCTGTAAATTCTGCGTACATAGTCCAATACCTCCTGAATGTTTGATATATATAATAAATGTCCGATATATATAATTTAGCACATATAATGAGAAAATACTATGACTTTTGCAACAAGAAGAACAAATTACTGAATTCGTGGAAGAATTCATCAGGATTGAAACCTGTTCAGCTATATCTTCGACTCTCCGAATACACTTAATGTAGGGGTGGTTATACGTGTAAGAAGTTGTCTGGACAAAAAAGTCAATAGTTGATATAATGACCATGTACGCGTGGCAATCATAAGATAATGGGAGGATGAAGATACAGATGAGTCGGACAATTAGTGCAGGTTATGTATATCGTCAATATTCTACCGAAGGTGTTTATATTGCGGATTATAAAAGCTCCAGGGCTGCCCATGAGGCAACAGGAGTTTCCATTGGTTCCATCGCAAGAGCTGCTCATGGTGAACGCAGGACCGGAGGCGGTTATGTCTGGAGAAAAGTACTGGCGGATTCGCCAAAGGAAAGTATTGAGATAGATTTGATTAGTAAAATCGGCAACCATGATAAACGTCCTCTGGTCCAGAAAAATCTGGATGGAGAAATCGTTGGGGAATTCCTTTCCATTGCCCATGCCAGCCGGAGTCTTAAAATCAGCCGGAGAAGCCTTTCATGTGCGCTCAGCGGTGCCCAGAAGACGGCAGGAGGCTACATATGGGAAGAGAAGATGGAAGATGATATGCAGGTTCAGGAGCAGTAAGGCCTCTGCATTATAATAGTTATAGAAGAAACAGGATTAAAAACAGTCCGTGCAGTGGGGACTGTTTTTTTGTTTTGGCAGACAGTATGGCGGTATGTTCGGAAAGTCTGTAAATAAAAGAAAAAAACGCAGAAATTTGATTATATTTGCAAGATATTTCTGGAAATTTGCATGAGTTTATAGTACAATAATGAATAAGAGGGGTTGTATCCCTAAGACAGAGGAGGACGCTGTATGAAACGTGACGATTTGGTTTGGAGTGACCGGAAAAGGAACTGGCTGGGGCTGCCATGGACATTTACTGTATATGGACTGACAGAGGACCGGCTGTTCATTAAGACAGGGGTCCTTAACATACATGAAGATGAGGTGCGCCTGTACCGGATACTGGATCTGTCCCTGAGGAAAACCCTGTGGCAGAGGATGGTGGGATTGGGCACCATCCATGTGGACAGCAGCGATAAGACCATGAAGGCCTTTGACATCAGCAATATAAGAAATTGTGAGGATGTGAAGGAGCAGCTGTCCCGGCTGGTGGAGCAGGAGAGGGATAATAAGAGGGTATCGTCCAGGGAATTCATCGGAGGATACGGGGACGATGAAGACCATGGGTTTGATGAGGAGGACAGTCCTTATTAGAATGTAATCCATGTTATTTTATTATAAGAAAGGGGACTTTGTATGGGGAAAAAACGCAATATCATAGTGGGACAGTCAGGGGGACCTACCTCGGTTATTAATTCCAGCCTGGCAGGGGTCTATAAGACGGCGAAGGAGAGAGGCTTCCACAAAGTATACGGCATGCTCCACGGCATTGAGGGTCTGCTGGATGAGATGTATGTGGATCTGTCCACGCAAATCCATTCAGACATGGATATTGAGCTTCTAAAGAGGACGCCGTCTGCATTCCTGGGTTCCTGCCGTTATAAGCTGCCGGATATCCATGAGAATCCTGCATTTTATGAAAAAATATTTGCCATACTGGATAAGCTGGATATTGAGGTCTTTATCTATATCGGAGGCAATGATTCCATGGATACCATCAAGAAGCTGTCTGATTATGCCATTGTCAAGGGACATGGCCAGAAGTTCCTGGGTGTTCCCAAAACCATTGACAATGACCTGGCCCTTACGGACCATACGCCTGGTTTCGGAAGCGCGGCAAAGTACATAGCCACCTCCACCAAGGAAGTGATCCGGGATGCCATGGGCTTATCCTACCGCCGCAAGACCATTACCATTATGGAGTGCATGGGAAGGAACGCGGGCTGGCTCACCGGCTCCACGGCCCTGGCCAGGACAGAGGACTGCTGCGGACCGGATTTGATTTATCTTCCGGAGATCCCCTTTGACATTGATAAATTCCTTAAAAAATGTAAGGATCTGATTCAGAAGAAGCCGTCCATTGTCATTGCTGTGTCCGAGGGAATCAAGGTGCCGGACGGACGGTATGTATGCCAGCTGTCAGGAGGCAGCGATTACGTGGACGCCTTCGGACACAAGCAGCTGGCCGGGACAGCGGATTACCTGGCAGGTTTCCTGGCAGGTGAGCTGGGGTGCAAGACCAGGTCCGTGGAACTGTCCACCCTGCAGAGGAGCGCTTCCCATGTGGCTTCAAGGGTGGATATCAACGAGGCGTTCATGGTAGGAGGCGCGGCTGTCAAGGCGGCGGACGAGGGGGATACAGGCAAGATGGTGGTCATTGACCGGGTTTCCGACGACCCCTATATGAGCGCAGCCGGCATATATGACGTACACAAGATTGCCAATAATGAGAAGACAGTTCCCAGAAGCTGGGTCAACAAGGATGGAAGTTATGTGACCCAGGAATTTGTCAATTATGTGGAGCCTTTAATCCAGGGAGACTACCAGCCGTTTATGGTAAACGGCCTTCCCCAGCACCTTGTTCTTAAGCGGTAGAAGGCAGAGGGGGCTTATATTTTCTATGAAACAGTTAAAAATCACATAAAAAATACCTGCTGCAACGGAAAAGAATCAGGGCGGTTCCCGGAAAAATGGGGAACTGCCCTTAAGTTTTGATAAAGTAAAAGAGTCCAAAAGGCAAATAATGGGATAATTGCACAACGAAAACTTGTATTTTTTCAAGTACAAGACATGAAAAGAAATTTGACAATTGAATATAATAGTGATATATATATTTCAACCACTTTCAATTGGTATCTGTTGGACGGTTCCTTCCTGTAACCTGACAGGACAGGGATGTCACAAAAAAGGAGTTTTGACTATGAAAGAAAAGAAAATCATGTTACCGACAATGGCTGAGGCAAAGAGGTTCGTTGATGAAGCTACGAAGTGTGACTTTGATATTGATGTATTCTATAATCGTGTAACCATTGATGCAAAGTCCATTCTCGGGGTGCTGAGCCTGGACCTGACCCGGATTCTGACCGTTCAGTTTAACGGTGAGAACCAGGGATTTGAGGAGTATCTGGAAACTATTTCCCCGGAAGCCAATGCAAGCGCTGCCTGATAGGGGCGCGGATTAAGAGGCGGATTGCGAACACCTGTTTGCAATCCGCCTCTTTTTATGGTATGATATCCTATATCATATATGGAGTGGACAGGGGAGGAAGAAAGAGTTGGGGAATCATTCGCAGCCCCAGATACGCATTTCGGTGCGGAACCTGGTGGAGTTTGTAATGAGAAGCGGGGATCTGGACAACCGGAGGACAGCTGGGGCCAAGAAGGAGGCCATGCAGGCTGGCAGCAGACTGCACCGGAAGATTCAGAAACGTATGGGAACCTCCTACCGTTCCGAAGTGATGCTGCGGCATCAGGTACAGGAGGACATGTTTGATATCCTGGTGGAGGGAAGAGCGGACGGAATCATCACCGAGCCTGCCGGAGTCACCATTGATGAGATTAAGTGCATCTATATGGATGTATCCAGGCTGGAAGAACCGGATCCGGTCCACCTGGCACAGGCTCTGTGCTACGGCTGGTTTTACAGCACCCAGAATGAGCTGGAAACCATCGGCATCCAGATTACCTACTGTAACATAGAGACAGAAGAAATCCGCCGGTTTAAGGAGGCCAGGAGCTTTGAGGAGCTGAAGGCATGGTTTGAGGGGCTGATTCATGAGTATGTCAAATGGGCCAGATATCTGTACCACCATGGGATCCGCCGCCAGGAGTGCTTAAAGGAACTGCCTTTTCCTTATCCCTACAGGGAAGGGCAGAAGGAGCTGGCCGGGAATGTGTACCGCTCCATTGCCAGAAAACGCAACCTGTTCATCCAGGCGCCTACCGGGGTGGGAAAGACCCTGTCCACCATCTACCCCAGTCTGAAGGCCATGGGCGAGGGCCACGGAGAGAAGCTGTTTTACCTGACTGCCAAGACCATTACCAGGAGCGTGGCGGAGGAAGCCTTTTCCATTTTAAGGCGGGAGGGGAATCTCTATTTTAATACGGTTACCATCACAGCAAAGGAAAAGCTCTGCGTCATGGAAAAGCCGGACTGCAATCCCCAGGCATGTCCCAGGGCCAAGGGCCACTACGACCGGGTCAATGACGCTGTCTACGAAATCATCCAGGAGGTGGACGGCATCACCAGGGACAAGGTGCTGGAGTATGCCGAAAGATTTAAGATATGTCCCTTTGAATTCTGTCTGGATATCAGCAACTGGGTGGACGGCATCATATGCGATTACAATTATGTCTTTGATCCCAATGTAAAGCTGAAGCGGTATTTTGACCAGGGGGAGCCGGGCCAGGGGTACCTGTTTCTGGTGGATGAGGCCCATAATCTGGTGCCCAGGGCCAGGGAGATGTACAGCGCCAGCCTTATAAAGGAGGATGTGCTTCTGACAAAACGCATTTTAAAGACACAGCCCGGAGCGGCAAAGGTCATTGCCCAGCTGGATAAGTGCAACCAGCGGTTCCTGGAATTAAAGCGTTCCTACGGCGGGGATGAGGGAGAGCGCAGGACCGTGCTGGGGAGCACCTACGAGCTGCTGCCGGATGTGAATGTTCTGGCCCTGAACCTGATGACCATGTTCGGGGAGCTGGAAACCTTTATGAATGAAAACATAGAATTTCCCGATCGGGACCTGGTGCTGGAGTTCTACTTTGCAGTCCGGGATTTTCTGTATGTGTATGACAGGCTGGACGAGAGCTACAGGATATATGACCAGATTCTCGCGGACGGCAGTTTTATGGTAAAGCTGCTGTGCATTAACCCGGCCGTGAACCTGAAGGAGTGCCTGAACAAGGGCGTCAGCACCCTGTTTTTCTCGGCCACCCTGCTACCCATCCAGTACTATAAGGAACTTTTAAGCGGCAGCCAGGAGGAATACGCTGTCTATGCAAAGTCTCCTTTTCCAGAGGAAAACCGCATGGTGCTGGCTGCCAGTGATGTCAGCAGCCGTTACAGCCGCAGGGGGCCTTCCGAGTATGAGAAGATTGTGGACTATATATGCCGGGTGGTGGAGGGAAAAAAAGGAAATTATATGGTATTCTGTCCTTCCTACCAGTATCTCCATGCCATAGAGGATATTCTGGCTGCCAGGGAGGCGTCGGGAGCCCTTTCTTTTATCTGGAACGCCCAGACAAACCATATGACTGAGGAGGACAGAGAGACATTTCTGCATAGCTTTGAGGAGGAGCGGGATTGCTCCATGGCAGCCTTATGCGTCATGGGAGGGATATTTTCGGAGGGAATCGACCTAAAAGAAGAGCGCCTTATCGGCGCTGTGATTATTGGAACCGGTCTGCCCCAGGTGAACACGGAGCAGGAGATTCTAAAGGAATATTTTGATGAACATGGGGAACACGGCTTTGACTACGCATACCAGTATCCGGGTATGAACAAGGTGATGCAGGCA
Coding sequences within:
- a CDS encoding RidA family protein, producing MSSVSTKKAPAAIGPYSQGISANGFVFVSGQLPINPSTGTIAEGSIKDRTIQSMMNIGEILKEAGSGLDKVVKTTIFVTNLELFGEVNEAYGTFFGGNAPARACVQVAALPKGADIEIEAIATV
- a CDS encoding threonine synthase, which codes for METYRELLPFKGNQPLVDLGVGNTALTKLPAIGKELGLDLYIKDETRNPTWGHKDRLNAVLINKAMELGVPGVVYASTGNNGASGAAFAAKAGMPCVILTVKGVNKTLETFMQVYGAKLIGVKTVSERWEVLKYLVNQCGWYPATNYVVPIVGSNPWAIEGYKLIAYELYKQMDELPDKIVVPICYGDALFGIMKGFSELKEMGFINHIPQMVSVEDYGPVAKAYNSGCEMIEPVEAWDSVASSISTKWGTYHSLYALRKSRGLAIALEKNEDFYQAQSELAQKEGVYCESASAASYAGLKELVAGGKIKKGEKVVLLITASGVKDTKVTSSYLPEFPESITGLDGALDILEKQYQMKVR
- the alr gene encoding alanine racemase, with the protein product MMYTQMDIDLDVIAENYKKVSDRLPEETGIIAVVKADAYGLGAVPIAKKLEKAGCPMFAVTFMEEAVKLREAGIKAPILVMMPAESKELLIAGKHKLIITITDYEMAKQISDELVKQSYSLPAHLKVDCGLSRMGIVLKDRLEEAAEEAAKIHALPNLNTEAVFSHLTAAGTEGAYAALDLAEQQRFFELIKMLKKKNISIKTHLMSSDPYIWYPQTPGDYIRVGSILYGICPERYSCCGIKNCMSMNTYIVQIKWIPRDTEVSYGPLYRTVRRTKIAVVPVGFADGIRRALSNKGEMLIHGKRVPIIGKICCDHTILDVTDIEEVKVGDEVTIFGRNGEESQTAGDYAELCNASAPETTVIFSARIPRNYLNM
- the nhaC gene encoding Na+/H+ antiporter NhaC produces the protein MKDRNIDSKKRKMSLVPAIIVFVVICAAIAVQKVIFDGDMGAMFLMLWVVLIPFGMFYGFKASELEDIAVKFTAKSLPAVFIMLSVGALIGTWIAAGTTPAVIYYGIKFINPKFFLVTAIILCSIISLLSGTSLGSVGTAGVAMMGIGNSLGIPAPVTAGACICGAFFGDKMSPMSDTTILASSICGVNIFKHIRHMVYDQVPSYLITLIFFFVLGFKYGGNIDSPEVNAMMEGLQGNFKLGIMAFLPLLVTIVLLLKKVSATLCIIIGSVMGIAVAVFYQGMDVAAAFNTFYSGFTLETENEMLFTLLNRGGISSMWSLVGVTLFGFTVAGMLDHMDVLKCIADSTVKHIHGTAGVTFLTILFGFVGNAVAMSQNFAIVMSGTLMAPLYKRYNMLPKNCSRDLEAGGTYGALFIPWNTNALFCAGALGVSVLSFIPYIPLLYITPVVVIIYSITKFHIDKIYEDEDFVDVSERLEKDHDKQNVMGEL
- a CDS encoding bacteriohemerythrin, yielding MYAEFTDDLVTGNEMIDTQHKELICKINDLLKSCEERSNQSGAARMLNFLADYTEYHFNEEEALQESINYPGIKEHKEKHEELRRTVQELHEMLTEEEGPTDAFVEKVSEKVRDWLYYHIQTFDRSVAEFKFMRDNAERI
- a CDS encoding NUMOD1 domain-containing DNA-binding protein, with protein sequence MSRTISAGYVYRQYSTEGVYIADYKSSRAAHEATGVSIGSIARAAHGERRTGGGYVWRKVLADSPKESIEIDLISKIGNHDKRPLVQKNLDGEIVGEFLSIAHASRSLKISRRSLSCALSGAQKTAGGYIWEEKMEDDMQVQEQ
- a CDS encoding PH domain-containing protein, with the protein product MKRDDLVWSDRKRNWLGLPWTFTVYGLTEDRLFIKTGVLNIHEDEVRLYRILDLSLRKTLWQRMVGLGTIHVDSSDKTMKAFDISNIRNCEDVKEQLSRLVEQERDNKRVSSREFIGGYGDDEDHGFDEEDSPY
- a CDS encoding 6-phosphofructokinase; translation: MGKKRNIIVGQSGGPTSVINSSLAGVYKTAKERGFHKVYGMLHGIEGLLDEMYVDLSTQIHSDMDIELLKRTPSAFLGSCRYKLPDIHENPAFYEKIFAILDKLDIEVFIYIGGNDSMDTIKKLSDYAIVKGHGQKFLGVPKTIDNDLALTDHTPGFGSAAKYIATSTKEVIRDAMGLSYRRKTITIMECMGRNAGWLTGSTALARTEDCCGPDLIYLPEIPFDIDKFLKKCKDLIQKKPSIVIAVSEGIKVPDGRYVCQLSGGSDYVDAFGHKQLAGTADYLAGFLAGELGCKTRSVELSTLQRSASHVASRVDINEAFMVGGAAVKAADEGDTGKMVVIDRVSDDPYMSAAGIYDVHKIANNEKTVPRSWVNKDGSYVTQEFVNYVEPLIQGDYQPFMVNGLPQHLVLKR
- a CDS encoding HPr family phosphocarrier protein; translation: MKEKKIMLPTMAEAKRFVDEATKCDFDIDVFYNRVTIDAKSILGVLSLDLTRILTVQFNGENQGFEEYLETISPEANASAA
- a CDS encoding ATP-dependent DNA helicase — protein: MGNHSQPQIRISVRNLVEFVMRSGDLDNRRTAGAKKEAMQAGSRLHRKIQKRMGTSYRSEVMLRHQVQEDMFDILVEGRADGIITEPAGVTIDEIKCIYMDVSRLEEPDPVHLAQALCYGWFYSTQNELETIGIQITYCNIETEEIRRFKEARSFEELKAWFEGLIHEYVKWARYLYHHGIRRQECLKELPFPYPYREGQKELAGNVYRSIARKRNLFIQAPTGVGKTLSTIYPSLKAMGEGHGEKLFYLTAKTITRSVAEEAFSILRREGNLYFNTVTITAKEKLCVMEKPDCNPQACPRAKGHYDRVNDAVYEIIQEVDGITRDKVLEYAERFKICPFEFCLDISNWVDGIICDYNYVFDPNVKLKRYFDQGEPGQGYLFLVDEAHNLVPRAREMYSASLIKEDVLLTKRILKTQPGAAKVIAQLDKCNQRFLELKRSYGGDEGERRTVLGSTYELLPDVNVLALNLMTMFGELETFMNENIEFPDRDLVLEFYFAVRDFLYVYDRLDESYRIYDQILADGSFMVKLLCINPAVNLKECLNKGVSTLFFSATLLPIQYYKELLSGSQEEYAVYAKSPFPEENRMVLAASDVSSRYSRRGPSEYEKIVDYICRVVEGKKGNYMVFCPSYQYLHAIEDILAAREASGALSFIWNAQTNHMTEEDRETFLHSFEEERDCSMAALCVMGGIFSEGIDLKEERLIGAVIIGTGLPQVNTEQEILKEYFDEHGEHGFDYAYQYPGMNKVMQAAGRVIRTVHDRGIIALLDDRFLRPEYVALFPREWGTYTVVNRYNVDQAVRAFWDGAV